GGCCGAATTGCTCAAGAACACCGCCGCCGCGGTGCTGGCCGAGCACGACCTGGACACCGCCGCGCTGCCCGCGACGGTGACAGTCGAGCGGCCGCGCAACCCCGAACACGGTGATTACGCCACCAACCTGGCCCTGCAGCTGGGCAAGAAGGTGGGCGTCAACCCGCGCGAGCTGGCCGAGTGGCTGGCCGCAGCGTTGGCGCAGGCCGACGGGATCGCCGCGGCCGAGATCGCCGGGCCGGGCTTTGTGAACCTGCGCATCGAGGCTTCCGCGCAGGGTGCCGTCGTCGCCAACGTCATCGCCGCCGCAGAGAACTACGGGCACTCCCGCGAGTTCGACGGCCTCAACGTCAACCTGGAGTTCGTCTCGGCCAACCCCACCGGCCCCATCCACATCGGTGGCACCCGCTGGGCCGCGGTCGGCGACGCGCTGGGCCGGCTGCTGAGCACCCAGGGTGCCGCGGTCACCCGCGAGTACTACTTCAACGACCACGGCGCCCAGATCGACCGGTTCGCCAACTCCCTGATCGCCGCCGCCAAGGGCGAGCCCGCCCCCGAGGACGGCTACGCCGGCGCCTACATCACCGACATCGCGGCCCAGATCCAGGCCAAGGCCCCCGACGCGCTGAACAGCCCGGATGCGCAGGAGACGTTCCGCGAGATCGGCGTCGACCTGATGTTCACCCACATCAAGAAATCGCTGCACGAATTCGGCACCGACTTCGACGTGTTCACCCACGAAGACTCGATGCACACCTCCGGGCGCGTCGAGCAGGCCATCGAGCGGCTGCGGGCCAACGACAACATCTACGAAAAAGACGGCGCGACCTGGCTGCGCACCAGCGCCTACGGCGACGACAAGGACCGCGTCGTCATCAAGAGCGACGGCAAGCCCGCCTACATCGCCGGCGACTTGGCCTACTACCTGGACAAGCGCGAGCGCGGCTTCAACCTGTGCATCTACATGCTCGGCGCCGACCACCACGGCTACATCGCCCGGCTCAAGGCCGCCGCGGCCGCCTTCGGTGACGACCCGGCGACCGTCGAGGTGCTGATCGGCCAGATGGTCAACCTGGTGCGCGACGGCCAGCCGGTCAAGATGAGCAAGCGCGCCGGCACCGTCATCACCCTCGACGACCTGGTCGAGGCCATCGGCGTGGACGCCGCCCGGTACAGCCTGACCCGCTCCTCGGTGGACACTCCCATCGACATCGACCTGGCGCTGTGGTCCTCGGCGAGCAACGAAAACCCGGTCTACTACGTGCAATACGCGCACGCCCGGCTCTCCGCGCTGGCCCGCAACGCCGCCGAACTGGGCCTGGCCCCGGATACCGCCAACCTCGGGCTGCTCAGCCACGACAAGGAAGGCGCGTTGATCCGCAACCTGGGAGAGTTCCCCCGGGTGCTGGAAACCGCTGCCGCACTGCGGGAACCGCACCGGGTCTGCCGCTACCTGGAAGACCTCGCCGGGGACTACCACCGGTTCTACGACAGCTGCCGGGTGCTGCCCCAGGGCGATGAAGAGCCGGGCGACCTGCACGCCGCGCGGCTGGCGCTGTGTCAGGCCACCCGCCAGGTGATCGCCAACGGGCTGGGCATCCTCGGCGTGAGCGCACCGGAGCGGATGTGAACGTCCACCCCGCGGGCCCTCGCCACGCCGAAGAGATCCAGCACGACGGACTGCCGCCGCGGCCGCAGACCCCGCAGCAGCTGCTGCAGTTGGCGCCGAACGTCTGGCCGCGCAACACCGTTCGCGGCGACGACGGCGTCACCCAGATCGCCGGGGTGAAGGTCACCGACCTGGCCGCCGAGTTCGGCACCCCGCTGTTCGTCATCGACGAGGACGACTTCCGGGGTCGCTGCCGCGAGATCGCCGAGGCGTTCGGCGGGGGCGACAACGTGCACTACGCCGCCAAGGCCTTCCTGTGCAGCGAGATCGCGCGCTGGATCGACCAGGAGGGCCTGTGCCTGGACGTCGCCACCGGGGGAGAGCTGGCTGTGGCCCTGCACGCCGGCTTCCCCGCGCAGCGAATCACCCTGCACGGCAACAACAAATCGGTCACCGAGCTGCAGACCGCGGTCAACGCCGGCGTCGGCCACATCGTGGTCGACTCGCTGATCGAGATCGACCGCCTCGAAGCGGTCGCCAAGGCTGCCGGGACCATCCAAGACGTGCTGGTGCGCGTCACCGTGGGTGTGGAGGCCCACACCCACGAGTTCATCTCGACCGCCCACGAAGACCAGAAGTTCGGGCTGTCGCTGGCCAGCGGTGCGGCCATGGACGCCATCCGGCGAGTGTTCGCCACCGAGCACCTGCGCCTGATCGGCTTGCACAGCCACATCGGCTCGCAGATCTTCGACGTCGCCGGCTTCGAAATCGCCGCCCATCGGGTCATCGGGCTGCTGCGCGACGTGGTCGCCGAGTTCGGGGTCGACAAGACCGCGCAGCTCTCGGTCATCGACCTGGGTGGGGGACTGGGCATCTCGTATCAGCCGCAGGATGACCCGCCGCCGATGGCCGAGCTGGCAGCCAAGCT
The window above is part of the Mycolicibacter sp. MU0102 genome. Proteins encoded here:
- the argS gene encoding arginine--tRNA ligase — encoded protein: MTPADLAELLKNTAAAVLAEHDLDTAALPATVTVERPRNPEHGDYATNLALQLGKKVGVNPRELAEWLAAALAQADGIAAAEIAGPGFVNLRIEASAQGAVVANVIAAAENYGHSREFDGLNVNLEFVSANPTGPIHIGGTRWAAVGDALGRLLSTQGAAVTREYYFNDHGAQIDRFANSLIAAAKGEPAPEDGYAGAYITDIAAQIQAKAPDALNSPDAQETFREIGVDLMFTHIKKSLHEFGTDFDVFTHEDSMHTSGRVEQAIERLRANDNIYEKDGATWLRTSAYGDDKDRVVIKSDGKPAYIAGDLAYYLDKRERGFNLCIYMLGADHHGYIARLKAAAAAFGDDPATVEVLIGQMVNLVRDGQPVKMSKRAGTVITLDDLVEAIGVDAARYSLTRSSVDTPIDIDLALWSSASNENPVYYVQYAHARLSALARNAAELGLAPDTANLGLLSHDKEGALIRNLGEFPRVLETAAALREPHRVCRYLEDLAGDYHRFYDSCRVLPQGDEEPGDLHAARLALCQATRQVIANGLGILGVSAPERM
- the lysA gene encoding diaminopimelate decarboxylase; this encodes MNVHPAGPRHAEEIQHDGLPPRPQTPQQLLQLAPNVWPRNTVRGDDGVTQIAGVKVTDLAAEFGTPLFVIDEDDFRGRCREIAEAFGGGDNVHYAAKAFLCSEIARWIDQEGLCLDVATGGELAVALHAGFPAQRITLHGNNKSVTELQTAVNAGVGHIVVDSLIEIDRLEAVAKAAGTIQDVLVRVTVGVEAHTHEFISTAHEDQKFGLSLASGAAMDAIRRVFATEHLRLIGLHSHIGSQIFDVAGFEIAAHRVIGLLRDVVAEFGVDKTAQLSVIDLGGGLGISYQPQDDPPPMAELAAKLAAIVRDESAAVGLPTPQLVVEPGRAIAGPGTITLYEVGTVKDVAVSATGHRRYVSVDGGMSDNIRPALYDAHYDVRLVSRTLDGADALPELGRIVGKHCESGDIIVRDTWVPEGMVPGDLIAVAATGAYCYSMSSRYNLLTRPAVVAVRDGKARLMLRRETVEDLISLEVG